ttaatacataagtttaaaaaataattatttttattggttaaatgaCTAGATTCAATTGTCATTAGTGAGTAGACTTTTTTGTAAGTcgacattgatttttttttgtttttttttttaattttttaaagtaattttaatatatgaattgCTAAATTTCTTTATTTACTTTTAGCAGTTataatatactccctccgtttttttatataagtcgttttacagctatgcacgtagattaagaaaaccattaatttcttatattttctaaacaaaaacatcattaattatttacctaaccacaattcaaccaatagaaaaataaaagatatattaccATTGGTCATACAACATTAACTAGGATaaaacccgcgccttgcgcgggataaacatttctaataatctattgatcacaaaattttcagagtgggaatcttcaaatttctaataatttatagacgttttgaaaaattcaaaatataacatataagaaaaaatataaatgtttttattatatatttaatgtgatttttaaatatcttttaataatataaaattaaaaaaaaagaactaagatacaaaaattgttatcaaatatttattattcatattaggtaatttcgtagcttttatttaaggaaattgaaaaacattttttggtacgttatttatcaattcgatagttagtttaataaaaagtgtaatataaattaagatggaccaacctatttttctaagaatagtatattttgtatagttatttattaaataagaatttataatcatacggttctatgatcattcatatcgttttataacaaaatatttaaatcatcgataacaaaattttcaatctgaaatctttaataagtttataatttataaatgttcttgaaaattcattgaaagttttgatattaaaatatttatgtaatcttatggtatatagtgtttaatctatatatatatatatatatatttttttttttattattaaatgatattttttactcatatggttttaaaatcatgtgtatcttcttataataaaaatgttaaaccattgatcattaatttttaacataataattttaatagttttagtcatttattgtcgtttttaaaaattcaaaatataacatatacgaaaaaatctaaattttatttttatagctaatttgattgtttaatttattttaataatataaaattaaacaaaaaatgatggaggagatataaattgttatcaaatctttattattaaaatcattaattgtcatatatatatattagtcatttatggtaattccgtaggttttatttaggaaagaaaatatcatatcatattattatatcatatagtttgaccaacttatgtatctaacaataaaatcgaatgtggacctacttatttttcagttgaatgtaattgactacctaattgagtgccacctatgcgtTGGGgcttcttttaattaatacaaaattgaggttacaacttttcaaatgtttctcaattaatatataggggattactaataaattttacatagaaaaccgaaaacgacctataatttggaacaaaaaaaattttctacaacgacttatattaaaaaacggagggaataCAAAACATCAACTGAAAAGGTACAAAAAAGACAGAACACAGATTAAATTATAACAGAACTACTCGAtgccaatttttttctttagctCAGGAACGAACTTAGTGATCTTGTTTGAATCAGGAAGAGACTTagccactctctctctcttcatacACCTTTTAGCCCAAGCAATCAGCTTTGGACACTCTGCTTCGATGCTAAAATTCCCACACTTCTCCAAAACGTCGAACCAGCAGTAGAATCCAATCATAGCTATATCCACATAACCGAATGTTTCGCCTCCAAAGTAAGTCTTGTCTCCAAGCTCAGACTCTAGCATCTTGAGCATCTCAATGAACTCCTTCGTCCCCGCCTCTTGCTCCTCTCCTTTCGCTCCCCAGATCAACCTCGTTGGACCATACACCTAAAAACCACAATTGTTAATCACATTAAACCAAACTCTAATAAAAGcttaaatatttagaaaagtTTTTTTAGTTACCTTTTTGTCGATGAAATCTCCCCAAAACTTGGCCTGAGCTCTTTGGTAAGGATCAGAAGGAAGGAATGGGTTGCCCCCTGGCCAAGTCTCGTCGATGTACTCGACCTGGATGAGAGATTCACAAACCGGTTTACCATTGTGGATGAGAACCGGGATTTTCTTATGAACCGGGTTCATCTCGAGGAGAATCGGGCTCTTATTGAATAGATCTTGTTCTCTGTAGTCGAACTTGATGTTCTTCTCCTCTAGAGCAACCCTCGTCCTCATTCCGAACATACTCGGCCAGTAATCCAGCAGAATCACCTCGTCCGCCATTGTTGCTCTTCCGATTAACCTCACTGAGATATACTAATGTGtttgttttggtgttttaagtGTATTATGGATAGAAGAAGCAAGGTTCGGTCATTTATATAGAGGAGATAGTCAACAAAAAGAGATTGAATTGGTTTTTGCTTCCTGGTTAATACTGAATGCATTAACTTTCGCATTAAAATAATTTCCAAactagtaataaataaaatgtgtACTTAGCATTTTAATACTATGAAGTTGACTTGACTGAACATATCCTTTTCATTAGCTTTAACATTAAAGTCAAAAACATAAATGATTGAATCTCTGACTTTGAAAGTTAAAGCTAGTGAAAAGGAAACGTAATCTACTCAAAAGTTTATTCCCTTCTTGCATGCTAATGAAAGTATTGACGAATTAGTTTTCTTTGGTCAACAATTGATGAAATTAATGCAATATCTGACTTTATTGTGTGTTCTGAATATGAGCGTAGTAACCGGCTTTGTACTTGCTTGTGTTTTCTTCGACTATTGTATTAAGTTTAATCGAAGAAGGTCACTGCATGCGTCATCGTTCTTATGGTGGTGGGAAAATTCAAAATCCGGTTTATGCTTGGTACGGTTTAAGTATCGGTTAAACATTTAGCGAAATAAGGCGAAACGATATCAGCCAAGACAGGGCAAGCCGCGTGTGGAGCGAAACTGCTTTATCCGACTTATTTCGTGGGCCGTTTGCCCGTTTGGGAGACGACGCGCACATCGCAGCTGCGTTGGGGGATGAGTGTGGAGTACATTTGGATTACGTGAGATCGGTGACGGACGAACCGACGGGACACGCGGTTGTGATGCTGCGGTCAAAACTCGATTATTATCGTAGGTGGTGCTAATATGAGAGGATGGCCTGAGAAGATAAGCGATGATGAACTTGAGGTCGTGAGGAATGCTGGTGTTGTGTTGTTGCAAAGAGATCTTCCGGATTCTTTCAATATTCAAGTTGCTAAGGTAATGTGTGTCTTGTCTTAAAACACACACAGTTTGAGATAATAATGTGTGTTGTCTTAAAAACatagttttagattttggaataTGATTTAAATAAATTGATTAATATGCTTGAGTACATCATGTTGAGATTACTAATACAAATTGTGTTGTGTACTTAGGTTACTAgtggattattatttttttatgcaGGATGTGAAGAAAGTAGGTGTTCCTGTCATCCTTGACGTGGGAGGAATGGATACACCAATCCCTAATGAGCTTTTAGATTCCATTGACATCTTGAGCCCTAATGAAACTGAGCTTAGTCGCTTGACTGGAATGCCTACTGAAACTTTTGAACAGATTAGCCAGGCTGTTGCAAAGTGTCATAACTTGGTAATTCCCTTTCTTAGCATGTTTTGAATCCAGTTGATAAGGTTTAagctatgttttttttctttctcagggAGTTAAGCAAGTCATAGTGAAACTGGGGTCTAAAGGATCTGCGCTATTCATAGAAGGCTAAAAACTTATTCAGCAGTCAGTTATACCGGCTTCACAAGTGCTTGATACTACAGGAGCTGGGGATACTTTCACAGCAGCTTTTGCGGTGGCGATGGTAGAGGGCAAGTCTCATGAAGAGTGCTTGAGATTTGCTAGTAAATTAGTTACAAACACTACTATATCTAGTTTCCTAACACATGCTTATATTGGTTTTGTCTCACTTTCGGTTCAATCCTTTTTTCTGGTTCCTACAGCTGCAGCTGCCTCTCTATGTGTCCAAGTAAAGGGTGCAATACCTA
The nucleotide sequence above comes from Brassica napus cultivar Da-Ae chromosome A9, Da-Ae, whole genome shotgun sequence. Encoded proteins:
- the LOC106434897 gene encoding glutathione S-transferase U25, which translates into the protein MADEVILLDYWPSMFGMRTRVALEEKNIKFDYREQDLFNKSPILLEMNPVHKKIPVLIHNGKPVCESLIQVEYIDETWPGGNPFLPSDPYQRAQAKFWGDFIDKKVYGPTRLIWGAKGEEQEAGTKEFIEMLKMLESELGDKTYFGGETFGYVDIAMIGFYCWFDVLEKCGNFSIEAECPKLIAWAKRCMKRERVAKSLPDSNKITKFVPELKKKIGIE